One genomic window of Prochlorococcus sp. MIT 0603 includes the following:
- a CDS encoding F0F1 ATP synthase subunit B' codes for MTSLLLFGASEGGLFDFDATLPLMAAQVVLLTYILNVLFFKPVGRVVEEREDYVLTSRTEAKNKLAEVEKLESDLKSQLKEARKAAQKVISEAEEDSEKLYKEALDLANSEANTSRENARREIDSQRANALNKLQSDANELGDLIVQRLLAAK; via the coding sequence ATGACAAGCTTGCTTCTGTTTGGTGCTAGTGAAGGAGGTCTATTTGACTTCGATGCAACCTTGCCACTTATGGCTGCTCAGGTTGTTCTCCTCACATACATCCTTAATGTTCTTTTCTTCAAGCCCGTTGGTCGGGTTGTTGAAGAGAGAGAAGACTATGTCCTCACTAGTAGAACCGAGGCTAAAAACAAACTGGCTGAGGTTGAAAAGCTTGAGAGTGATCTCAAGAGTCAACTTAAGGAAGCTCGTAAGGCAGCGCAGAAGGTCATTTCTGAGGCAGAAGAAGATTCTGAAAAGCTTTATAAAGAGGCTTTGGATTTAGCAAATTCTGAAGCCAATACCTCTAGAGAAAATGCAAGGAGAGAAATTGATTCTCAACGTGCGAATGCTCTCAATAAGCTTCAATCTGATGCTAATGAGTTAGGTGATTTGATTGTCCAAAGGTTATTAGCAGCAAAATGA
- the queF gene encoding preQ(1) synthase — protein MKSETSEMYGERSISNGEILCFDNPSIGRDYEISIELPEFTCQCPFSGYPDFAVIKLLYQPFEKVLELKSLKLYINSYRNKKISHEEVANKILNDFVEAANPSWMQLEADFNPRGNIHTIIKASHGSRKKV, from the coding sequence ATGAAATCTGAAACTTCCGAGATGTATGGTGAAAGATCAATTTCTAATGGAGAAATTCTATGTTTTGATAATCCCAGCATTGGGAGGGACTATGAAATTTCTATAGAATTACCAGAATTTACTTGTCAGTGTCCATTCTCTGGTTATCCAGACTTTGCAGTAATTAAGTTGTTATACCAACCCTTTGAAAAAGTCTTGGAGTTGAAATCTCTGAAGTTATATATAAACAGTTATCGCAATAAGAAGATTTCTCATGAAGAGGTCGCAAATAAAATTTTAAATGATTTTGTTGAAGCTGCTAACCCTTCATGGATGCAATTAGAAGCAGATTTTAATCCCCGAGGAAATATTCATACAATTATAAAAGCAAGTCATGGTTCAAGGAAGAAAGTTTAA
- the atpB gene encoding F0F1 ATP synthase subunit A, with product MGTSPFVLPFAALEVGQHLYWQIGNVRIHGQVFMTSWILIGALLTLVVVGTKKMERDPKGVQNLLEFLWDYIRDLARTQIGEKVYRDWMPFIGTLFLFIFVSNWGGALIPWKLIELPSGELGAPTADINTTVALALLVSLSYFYAGLSNKGLRYFEYYVHPTPIMLPFKIVEDFTKPLSLSFRLFGNILADELVVAVLVFLVPLVLPVPVMFLGLFTSAIQALIFATLAAYYIGEAVEEHH from the coding sequence ATGGGTACCTCTCCATTTGTTTTACCTTTTGCTGCACTTGAAGTTGGTCAACATCTTTATTGGCAAATAGGAAACGTCAGAATTCATGGGCAAGTCTTCATGACTTCCTGGATTCTGATTGGTGCATTGCTAACTCTTGTTGTTGTTGGCACTAAAAAGATGGAACGTGATCCTAAAGGAGTTCAAAATCTTCTTGAATTTCTTTGGGATTATATTCGTGATTTAGCTCGTACCCAAATTGGAGAAAAAGTCTATAGGGACTGGATGCCATTTATAGGAACTCTCTTTTTGTTCATTTTTGTGAGCAATTGGGGTGGGGCTTTAATCCCTTGGAAGTTAATTGAACTCCCTAGTGGAGAATTAGGTGCACCTACGGCGGATATAAATACAACCGTCGCATTGGCTCTTTTGGTTTCACTTTCATATTTTTATGCGGGCTTGAGCAACAAAGGATTGCGTTACTTCGAGTACTACGTTCATCCAACGCCAATCATGCTTCCGTTCAAGATTGTTGAAGATTTCACGAAGCCTCTTTCTCTTTCCTTCCGTTTATTCGGAAACATTCTTGCAGATGAATTAGTTGTTGCAGTACTTGTTTTTCTAGTGCCACTAGTTCTTCCTGTTCCTGTAATGTTTCTTGGCTTGTTTACTAGTGCTATTCAAGCCTTGATTTTTGCAACTCTTGCTGCTTACTACATTGGTGAAGCAGTAGAAGAGCATCATTAA
- a CDS encoding cytochrome c biogenesis protein ResB — translation MKYLRRVINWLASLKVAIVLLLLIAISSSIGTAVPQGQPAEIYLSTYSTNKFLGWINGELLLQMQLDHVYSSLWFIILLAWLSLSLIICSWKRQFPTLQKSMAWIDYKDPKQIQKLAISKTFKVNQSDKGIGNLEDYLIHQGWNVQKKSYRLAARKGLIGRVGPPLVHFGMIVLMFGATLGVLQGDRLEKFLAPERSLDLLSPNGINKVNLKLTDFQIERGPNGEPEQFRSKLELTDKKLKKEFTKEISVNHPLRFNGITIYQADWSLASITIQIDGSPKLQFPLNKIDELGEQVWGVVIPSMNTPNDQVLLTVSSEEGPVRAFNIKGNSIGLARPDGGIIETANSKIKVFNILPSSGILLKYDPGVPIVYIGFSIFLIGSILSIISTKQIWIISEKENSLLYIGGLSNRNTIGFANQFPLIVKAAYKN, via the coding sequence ATGAAATATTTGAGAAGAGTTATTAATTGGTTAGCCAGTTTAAAAGTTGCGATTGTTCTTTTACTTCTTATTGCAATATCCTCTTCTATTGGCACTGCAGTACCTCAAGGCCAACCTGCTGAAATTTATTTAAGCACATATAGTACGAATAAATTTTTAGGCTGGATAAATGGAGAACTATTACTGCAAATGCAGTTAGATCATGTCTACTCAAGCCTTTGGTTCATCATTCTTCTTGCCTGGCTATCACTATCGCTAATTATTTGTAGCTGGAAAAGACAATTTCCAACCCTACAAAAATCAATGGCTTGGATAGATTATAAAGACCCTAAGCAAATTCAGAAATTAGCTATATCTAAAACCTTTAAAGTCAATCAATCGGATAAAGGAATTGGAAATTTAGAAGATTATCTAATACATCAAGGGTGGAATGTTCAAAAGAAATCTTATAGATTAGCGGCTCGCAAAGGATTAATAGGGAGAGTTGGGCCCCCATTAGTTCATTTTGGCATGATAGTCCTAATGTTTGGGGCAACATTAGGTGTTTTACAAGGAGACCGGTTGGAAAAATTTCTTGCCCCAGAGAGATCTTTAGATCTACTAAGTCCTAATGGAATAAATAAAGTAAATCTCAAGCTAACTGATTTCCAAATTGAAAGAGGGCCAAATGGTGAACCTGAGCAGTTTCGATCAAAACTAGAACTAACTGATAAGAAACTAAAAAAAGAATTCACTAAAGAAATTAGTGTCAATCATCCTTTACGCTTTAACGGTATAACTATATATCAAGCAGATTGGTCTCTTGCGTCAATAACTATTCAAATAGATGGAAGCCCGAAGCTACAATTCCCTTTAAATAAAATCGATGAACTTGGCGAGCAAGTTTGGGGTGTTGTCATACCAAGTATGAACACTCCAAATGATCAAGTTCTTTTAACTGTTTCTAGTGAAGAAGGTCCTGTAAGAGCATTTAATATAAAAGGTAATTCCATCGGTTTAGCAAGGCCCGATGGGGGAATAATAGAAACTGCAAACTCTAAAATAAAAGTCTTCAATATCTTACCAAGTAGTGGAATATTACTAAAATATGACCCCGGAGTACCAATTGTTTATATAGGTTTTTCTATATTTTTAATAGGTAGTATTCTTAGTATTATATCGACTAAGCAAATTTGGATAATTTCTGAAAAAGAAAATAGTTTATTATATATAGGAGGGTTGTCAAACAGAAATACAATAGGTTTTGCCAATCAATTTCCATTAATTGTTAAAGCAGCCTATAAAAATTAA
- a CDS encoding TlyA family RNA methyltransferase, which translates to MTKKNRLDVHLLTKGLVPTREHAQKLIRAGQVRDISGNLLDKPGKQVSNDLEITIKRSPKYVSRGGEKIEAALDQFPIKTARRVCLDAGISTGGFTDCLLQRGASQVYGIDVGYGQIAWSLRNDSRVVLRERTNIRNLKPMDLYDPRDIPPSLAVADLSFISLQLVLPSIKSLLKQNDHEALLLVKPQFEVGRDLVGKGGVVKDPKSHLYALTKIMDFAKSQGWKIKGAIASPITGPAGNHEYFLWISSHGNEQIPNLHELVKNTL; encoded by the coding sequence ATGACCAAAAAAAACCGACTTGATGTTCACCTCCTGACCAAAGGTCTTGTGCCTACTCGTGAGCACGCACAAAAACTTATCAGAGCAGGACAAGTAAGAGATATTTCTGGAAATCTCTTAGATAAACCTGGGAAACAAGTTTCCAATGATCTTGAGATAACTATTAAGAGATCTCCAAAATATGTTTCTAGAGGTGGTGAAAAGATAGAAGCTGCTTTAGACCAATTCCCAATAAAAACTGCTAGGAGAGTATGTCTAGATGCTGGGATTTCAACGGGAGGGTTTACTGATTGTCTGTTGCAGAGAGGGGCCTCTCAGGTCTATGGAATTGATGTTGGTTATGGACAAATTGCATGGTCTTTAAGAAATGATTCAAGAGTTGTATTAAGAGAGAGAACTAATATTCGTAATCTGAAGCCTATGGACTTATACGATCCGCGAGATATCCCACCGAGTTTAGCTGTAGCAGATTTGTCCTTTATTTCTTTACAACTTGTTCTTCCTAGTATTAAATCTCTTCTGAAGCAGAACGATCATGAAGCATTGCTTTTGGTAAAACCTCAGTTTGAGGTTGGCAGAGATTTAGTAGGAAAAGGGGGAGTGGTAAAAGATCCTAAATCTCATCTATATGCTTTAACTAAAATAATGGACTTTGCAAAATCTCAGGGATGGAAGATAAAGGGAGCAATTGCCTCCCCCATAACTGGTCCTGCTGGTAATCATGAATATTTTCTTTGGATTAGCAGTCATGGCAATGAACAGATTCCCAATCTGCATGAGCTAGTGAAAAATACCTTGTAA
- a CDS encoding FtsW/RodA/SpoVE family cell cycle protein: MTSRTIKPIERGYDPAKISKRYLARNVAKISFWQRVMPLPWELWPAEARLLLALMLFWSIAGLFILGSASWWVAAREMGQGSYFINRQIIWLIISWSIASLSISINLRQWLRLSKSFLIVCLLLVGATLVFGSNINGASRWLILGPIRIQPSELVKPFLILQSASLFTQWKRIKNGQKLLELSIFGTLIILILKQPNLSTAALLGIIIWMIALSAGIRFRNLLITALLGFSLGIFSITRNEYQLLRVTSFLNPWEDPQGNGYQLIQSLLAIGSGGWFGEGYGLSTQKLLYLPFLNTDFIFSVYAEEFGFAGSFMLIAFLMLIAFLGLRISLRSQNNYSKLIAIGCSAMLIGQSIMHLAVASGSMPTTGLPLPFISYGGNSLLSSFLIGSLLLRCSLESTGLIGGLKVKKALY; the protein is encoded by the coding sequence TTGACTAGCCGCACAATCAAACCGATTGAGAGAGGCTATGATCCCGCAAAGATATCAAAGAGGTACCTTGCAAGAAATGTAGCTAAAATCTCCTTCTGGCAAAGAGTTATGCCACTTCCATGGGAACTTTGGCCAGCAGAGGCAAGATTATTATTAGCTCTAATGCTTTTCTGGAGCATAGCTGGCCTTTTTATTCTTGGTTCGGCCAGCTGGTGGGTTGCAGCCAGAGAGATGGGTCAAGGTAGTTATTTCATAAATCGTCAAATAATTTGGCTGATAATTAGCTGGTCAATTGCTTCGCTCTCAATATCAATTAACCTAAGACAATGGTTGAGGCTATCCAAATCATTCTTAATAGTTTGCCTGTTATTAGTAGGAGCAACTCTTGTTTTTGGAAGCAACATTAATGGAGCTTCCCGTTGGTTAATTCTTGGTCCTATTAGGATCCAACCATCAGAATTAGTCAAACCCTTTTTAATACTTCAATCTGCAAGTCTATTTACTCAGTGGAAGCGCATAAAAAACGGACAAAAGCTTTTAGAGCTTAGTATTTTCGGCACATTAATTATTCTTATTCTAAAGCAACCAAACCTTAGCACTGCTGCACTATTAGGAATTATAATTTGGATGATTGCACTATCTGCAGGAATACGATTTAGAAATCTTTTGATAACTGCTTTATTAGGATTCAGTCTTGGCATATTTAGTATTACTAGGAATGAATACCAATTACTTCGTGTTACATCATTCCTTAATCCATGGGAAGATCCTCAGGGGAATGGCTACCAACTTATACAAAGTCTTCTAGCAATCGGTTCTGGTGGATGGTTTGGCGAAGGCTATGGACTATCCACGCAAAAGCTGCTCTATTTACCTTTCTTAAATACAGATTTTATTTTCTCAGTTTATGCTGAAGAATTTGGCTTTGCAGGATCATTTATGCTCATAGCTTTTTTAATGCTAATCGCATTCCTTGGATTAAGGATATCTCTTCGCAGTCAGAATAATTACTCTAAGCTTATCGCAATTGGTTGTAGCGCAATGCTTATTGGGCAATCAATTATGCATTTAGCTGTAGCATCAGGATCAATGCCTACAACTGGACTGCCATTACCATTTATTAGCTATGGAGGGAATTCTTTACTTTCTAGTTTTCTAATTGGAAGCTTATTACTTCGATGCTCTCTTGAGTCAACTGGTTTGATTGGTGGACTAAAAGTCAAGAAGGCACTCTACTAG
- a CDS encoding cytochrome c biogenesis CcdA family protein, whose translation MESPGPLTLAIVFIAGVLTSLGPCSLSLLPVTVAYLSGFNETQNPFIKSLLFCSGIVSSLVILGSLSGLFGKIYGQLPSEVTIIVPLIMVLMGLNLLGILKFRLPNGPDFVGLQEKSPNSLAPIAAGLTFGLASSPCTTPILAVILAWIAQSGNPLIGVVILACFGFGQVITLFIAGTTAAAIPKLLEMKRFSKWVPALSGAIFLITGLLSLFAQWI comes from the coding sequence TTGGAATCCCCAGGTCCTTTGACATTAGCAATTGTATTCATAGCTGGCGTTTTAACTAGTCTTGGGCCATGTTCTTTATCCCTTTTACCTGTAACTGTTGCTTACCTATCAGGTTTTAACGAAACACAAAACCCTTTTATTAAAAGCCTATTATTCTGCAGCGGGATTGTTTCTTCATTAGTAATCCTTGGGAGTCTAAGTGGATTATTTGGCAAGATATATGGCCAACTACCATCTGAAGTAACAATCATAGTCCCATTAATAATGGTTTTGATGGGTTTAAACTTATTAGGAATCTTAAAATTCAGACTTCCTAATGGACCTGATTTTGTTGGATTGCAAGAAAAATCTCCAAATTCTCTTGCACCAATTGCGGCAGGGCTAACATTCGGATTAGCTTCTTCTCCTTGCACAACTCCAATATTAGCTGTAATTCTTGCTTGGATAGCTCAAAGTGGGAACCCTTTGATTGGAGTTGTTATTCTTGCTTGTTTTGGATTTGGGCAAGTCATAACTTTGTTCATTGCAGGAACAACTGCAGCAGCAATTCCCAAACTTTTAGAAATGAAGCGATTCAGCAAATGGGTACCAGCATTAAGTGGCGCGATTTTTTTAATTACAGGGTTGTTAAGTCTCTTTGCTCAGTGGATATAA
- a CDS encoding F0F1 ATP synthase subunit B — MNHSLLFAAQGFGLNLNLFETNILNLAVVIFGLYKFLPNFLGSMLERRRFTILQDLKDAEERLADASNSLKKAKLELASAEKKAGKIREDCRARADAIRLESEKRTVLEMARIKQGAASDLNLEASRVSSQLRREAAKLAIEKALSSLSKNFDEKSQDKFLKQSIKNIGDI; from the coding sequence ATGAATCATTCCTTACTTTTTGCGGCTCAAGGTTTTGGTCTGAATCTCAATTTATTTGAGACGAATATTCTCAATCTTGCAGTTGTTATCTTTGGTCTCTACAAATTTCTTCCTAATTTCTTAGGAAGTATGCTTGAGAGACGACGTTTTACAATTTTGCAGGACCTTAAAGACGCAGAAGAACGTTTGGCAGATGCGTCAAATTCACTCAAAAAAGCAAAATTAGAGCTTGCATCTGCTGAGAAAAAAGCAGGTAAGATCCGAGAAGATTGCAGAGCAAGAGCTGATGCAATTCGATTGGAAAGTGAGAAACGTACTGTTTTGGAAATGGCGCGTATCAAGCAAGGAGCTGCATCTGATCTCAACTTAGAAGCTTCTAGAGTAAGCAGCCAACTAAGGAGAGAAGCTGCCAAGTTGGCTATCGAAAAAGCTTTATCAAGCCTTTCTAAAAACTTTGATGAAAAATCTCAAGATAAGTTTTTAAAACAATCAATTAAAAATATTGGAGATATTTAA
- a CDS encoding ATP synthase subunit I, with product MLASPRVTSVENSPIGEESICAHSGTSKNLNPSIDLESPEITSRDLVDEYVSLQLRIFRMTLFVTALSVLFTISFFGTHAAFSLLIGAFSGILYLRLLAKSIGSLGKTSSSVSKVQLIVPVLLVLVIAKLPGLDLTPALVGFLLYKPSLIFQFLIEPSA from the coding sequence TTGCTGGCATCGCCCCGTGTTACATCAGTAGAAAACTCCCCAATTGGAGAGGAATCTATTTGTGCACATTCTGGTACCAGTAAGAACCTTAATCCTTCAATTGACCTTGAATCTCCAGAGATCACCTCTAGAGATTTAGTTGATGAATATGTTTCGCTTCAGCTACGCATATTCAGAATGACTTTGTTCGTAACAGCTTTATCAGTCTTGTTTACGATCAGCTTTTTTGGGACTCATGCTGCTTTTAGTCTTCTAATTGGAGCCTTTTCAGGAATCTTGTATTTGCGTCTTCTTGCAAAAAGCATTGGATCTCTTGGGAAAACCTCATCTTCAGTCAGTAAGGTTCAATTGATTGTTCCGGTATTACTAGTTTTGGTGATTGCAAAATTACCTGGACTTGATCTAACGCCTGCTTTGGTTGGCTTTTTGCTTTATAAGCCATCTTTAATTTTTCAGTTTTTGATTGAGCCTTCTGCTTAA
- a CDS encoding P-II family nitrogen regulator, which produces MKKIEAIIRPFKLEDVKIALVNLGIVGMTVSEVRGFGRQKGQVERYRGSEFTVEFLQKLKVEVVVADESVESVLKALAEAAKTGEIGDGKIFISPIESVLRIRTGEVDDSAL; this is translated from the coding sequence ATGAAAAAGATAGAAGCAATTATCAGGCCTTTTAAGCTTGAAGATGTGAAGATAGCCTTGGTCAACTTAGGCATAGTTGGCATGACTGTTAGCGAGGTAAGGGGTTTTGGCAGACAAAAAGGCCAAGTAGAACGGTACAGAGGGTCTGAATTCACAGTTGAATTCCTGCAAAAACTCAAGGTTGAGGTCGTTGTTGCTGATGAAAGCGTTGAAAGTGTCTTAAAAGCATTAGCAGAAGCCGCCAAGACAGGTGAGATTGGTGATGGAAAGATCTTTATATCTCCTATTGAATCTGTTCTCAGAATTCGTACTGGAGAAGTTGATGATTCTGCCCTTTAA
- the atpA gene encoding F0F1 ATP synthase subunit alpha: MVSIRPDEISSILKKQIADYDKSVSVSNVGTVLQIGDGIARVYGLEKAMAGELVEFEDGTEGIALNLEDDNVGAVLMGEGLGIQEGSTVKATGKIASVPVGEAMLGRVVNPLGQPVDGNGEIPTSDSRLIESIAPGIIKRKSVHEPMQTGITSIDAMIPIGRGQRELIIGDRQTGKTAIAIDTIINQKGQDVVCVYVAVGQKSASVAQVVEVLREKGALEYTIVVNASASEAAALQYLAPYTGAAIAEHFMYQGKATLVIYDDLTKQAQAYRQMSLLLRRPPGREAYPGDVFYCHSRLLERAAKLSDAMGSGSMTALPIIETQAGDVSAYIPTNVISITDGQIFLSADLFNSGLRPAINVGISVSRVGGAAQTKAIKKIAGTLKLELAQFDELAAFSQFASDLDEATQQQLERGKRLRELLKQAQFAPLNLAEQVAVVYAGVKGLIDEIPVEQVVQFSSELREYLKTSKPDYIDKVLSEKKLSEDLENVLRESINEVKSSMLASA; encoded by the coding sequence ATGGTCTCTATACGTCCCGACGAAATCAGTTCAATTCTTAAGAAGCAAATTGCTGATTACGATAAATCTGTTTCAGTAAGCAATGTAGGAACCGTTCTTCAGATCGGTGATGGAATTGCGAGAGTTTATGGCCTTGAGAAGGCTATGGCTGGAGAATTAGTTGAATTCGAAGATGGAACTGAAGGTATCGCATTGAATTTAGAAGATGACAATGTTGGTGCTGTTCTTATGGGGGAAGGTCTTGGAATTCAAGAAGGAAGTACTGTTAAAGCGACAGGCAAAATTGCTTCTGTTCCTGTTGGAGAGGCAATGTTGGGTAGGGTTGTAAACCCTCTTGGTCAGCCAGTTGATGGAAATGGCGAAATTCCTACAAGTGATTCAAGATTAATAGAGTCTATAGCCCCTGGAATTATTAAAAGGAAGTCTGTACATGAGCCTATGCAGACAGGCATAACTTCTATCGATGCAATGATTCCTATAGGTAGAGGACAACGAGAGTTGATTATTGGAGATCGTCAAACAGGAAAGACAGCTATTGCGATTGATACAATCATCAATCAGAAGGGGCAAGATGTTGTTTGTGTATATGTAGCGGTTGGCCAGAAGTCTGCTTCTGTTGCCCAAGTTGTTGAGGTCTTACGAGAAAAAGGGGCATTAGAATACACAATAGTTGTTAATGCTAGTGCTTCAGAAGCTGCAGCATTACAATATCTTGCTCCATATACAGGTGCAGCTATAGCTGAGCATTTTATGTATCAAGGTAAAGCTACCTTAGTTATTTATGACGATTTAACAAAACAGGCTCAGGCTTATCGCCAGATGTCTCTTCTTCTAAGACGCCCACCAGGTCGTGAGGCTTATCCAGGAGATGTTTTCTATTGTCACAGTCGTTTGCTTGAAAGAGCTGCAAAGCTTTCTGATGCAATGGGCAGTGGATCTATGACAGCTTTGCCGATAATTGAAACACAAGCAGGAGATGTCTCTGCTTATATTCCAACCAATGTAATTTCAATTACTGATGGACAAATCTTTTTAAGCGCAGATCTTTTTAACTCAGGTTTGCGGCCAGCTATTAATGTTGGTATCTCTGTTAGTCGAGTAGGAGGAGCCGCTCAAACAAAGGCAATTAAGAAGATTGCAGGTACCTTGAAACTTGAATTAGCTCAGTTTGATGAGCTTGCCGCGTTCTCACAGTTTGCCTCTGATTTAGATGAAGCTACTCAGCAACAACTTGAAAGAGGAAAGCGTTTAAGAGAACTTCTTAAGCAAGCTCAATTTGCACCTTTAAACCTCGCAGAGCAAGTGGCAGTTGTATATGCAGGTGTAAAAGGTTTGATTGATGAAATCCCTGTTGAACAAGTAGTACAATTCTCCTCAGAACTTCGTGAATATTTAAAAACCAGTAAACCAGATTATATAGATAAGGTTTTATCTGAAAAGAAACTCAGTGAAGATCTTGAGAATGTTTTGAGAGAGTCAATTAATGAGGTTAAGTCCTCTATGTTGGCATCTGCTTAA
- the atpE gene encoding ATP synthase F0 subunit C, producing the protein MDSITTAASVIAAGLAVGLGAIGPGIGQGSAAQGAVEGIARQPEAEGKIRGTLLLSFAFMESLTIYGLVVALVLLFANPFAG; encoded by the coding sequence ATGGATTCCATTACCACCGCCGCTTCTGTTATTGCCGCTGGTTTGGCTGTAGGCCTTGGCGCTATCGGCCCTGGTATCGGTCAGGGTAGCGCTGCTCAAGGTGCAGTAGAAGGCATTGCACGCCAGCCTGAAGCAGAAGGCAAGATCAGAGGTACATTGCTTCTTTCCTTCGCTTTCATGGAATCGCTAACCATTTATGGTCTTGTGGTTGCTTTGGTTCTGCTTTTCGCAAACCCATTCGCTGGTTAA
- the atpH gene encoding ATP synthase F1 subunit delta: MPLLNTITTPYAEAFLQVAESRKEVEKIVEQSKSLLELWNQSPEFSGAMASPVLEIETKKAVLEKIFSKDLTPSFLNLLKLLADRQRIGFLDSVLERLLELYREQRNIALATVTSAVELNENQQLEILKIVQSVAGTDNLELDLKVDSNLIGGFVINVGSKVIDASLSGQVRRLGLELAKVS; encoded by the coding sequence ATGCCTCTTCTGAATACAATCACAACTCCATATGCTGAAGCATTCCTTCAAGTAGCTGAAAGCCGTAAAGAAGTTGAAAAGATAGTTGAACAGTCTAAATCTTTACTAGAGCTTTGGAATCAATCTCCTGAATTTAGTGGTGCAATGGCTTCACCCGTACTGGAAATTGAAACTAAAAAAGCAGTTCTTGAGAAGATCTTCTCTAAGGATTTGACTCCTTCTTTTCTTAATCTCTTGAAGTTGTTAGCAGATAGACAACGTATAGGATTTTTAGATTCAGTCCTTGAAAGGTTGCTGGAGCTTTACCGTGAACAACGTAATATTGCTTTGGCTACTGTAACTTCAGCTGTTGAGTTAAATGAAAATCAACAACTGGAAATTCTCAAAATTGTTCAATCGGTTGCAGGCACTGACAATTTAGAATTAGATTTAAAAGTTGATTCTAATTTGATTGGAGGCTTTGTTATCAATGTTGGATCTAAGGTTATCGATGCAAGTCTTTCAGGTCAGGTTCGCCGATTGGGTCTTGAGCTTGCAAAGGTAAGCTAG